The following are encoded together in the Thalassomonas haliotis genome:
- a CDS encoding Hsp20 family protein, producing MRTAQDFSPLYRSFIGFDHLANLIDKAAKTEKQPSYPPYNIESLNDDQYRITMAVAGFAEDELNIESKQNTLVVSGTKNATANKSKSAEKTQAERRFLHQGIADRNFERKFQLGDHVKVVGAFIEHGLLHVDLEREIPEALKPRKIAINGKSLLTAKADELAQA from the coding sequence ATGCGTACAGCACAAGATTTCAGCCCACTTTATCGTTCATTTATCGGTTTCGATCACTTAGCCAATTTAATCGACAAAGCAGCCAAAACCGAAAAACAACCCAGCTATCCCCCCTATAACATTGAATCGCTCAACGACGATCAATACCGTATTACCATGGCGGTTGCCGGTTTCGCCGAAGACGAGTTGAATATAGAGTCCAAACAAAACACTTTAGTTGTTAGCGGCACCAAAAACGCGACAGCCAACAAAAGTAAAAGCGCAGAGAAAACTCAAGCTGAGCGCAGGTTCTTGCATCAGGGAATTGCCGACCGTAACTTTGAGCGTAAATTCCAGCTCGGCGACCATGTAAAAGTTGTCGGCGCCTTTATCGAACACGGCTTATTACATGTAGATCTGGAAAGAGAGATTCCCGAGGCGTTAAAGCCAAGAAAAATTGCCATTAACGGCAAGAGTCTCTTAACGGCCAAAGCCGATGAGCTCGCCCAGGCCTAA
- a CDS encoding Hsp20 family protein, whose product MRTPQDFSPLYRSFIGFDHLASLIDKASRTEKQSGYPPYNVELLADDQYRITMAVAGFAEEELDIESQQNTLIVTGTKGADKAGQTERKFLYQGIADRNFERKFQLGDHVKVIGAFIENGLLHIDLEREIPEALKPRKIAINGKSLLTAKAEKLSEE is encoded by the coding sequence ATGCGTACACCACAAGATTTCAGCCCACTTTACCGTTCATTCATTGGTTTCGATCATCTAGCCAGTTTAATCGACAAAGCTTCCAGAACCGAAAAACAATCCGGTTATCCCCCGTATAATGTCGAATTACTCGCTGACGACCAATACCGTATCACTATGGCCGTTGCCGGTTTCGCCGAAGAAGAGCTGGATATCGAATCCCAGCAAAATACTTTGATCGTCACCGGAACCAAAGGGGCAGACAAAGCCGGACAAACCGAGCGTAAATTCCTGTATCAGGGCATCGCCGACCGTAACTTTGAACGTAAATTCCAGCTCGGTGACCATGTAAAAGTCATCGGCGCCTTTATCGAAAACGGTTTATTACATATAGATTTAGAAAGAGAAATACCCGAGGCGTTAAAGCCGAGAAAAATAGCCATTAACGGCAAGAGTTTATTAACGGCCAAAGCCGAAAAGCTCTCAGAGGAATAA
- a CDS encoding alpha/beta fold hydrolase translates to MTVSNSAKGVYVSGQGPAVVLLHSSLSSARQWQHLVNLLKSDFTVINFDILGYGQAEKVHDGDNYDFNVETGRINRVLQETVGDAPYHLVGHSCGGAIALKLAVEAPNKLLSLSLFEPVAFHLLPEGSRHRRQADDFKTQVFIEDTYLAAEIFTNFWNKPGFFKSLPKKMQDLMAADIAKVNLDFQGLIAESYNLADLSAITCRSLLMHGSESPQLSRHLSQIITGALAQVSERAFMAGHMAPVSHSEQIHPVIADFIRGG, encoded by the coding sequence ATGACAGTATCGAATTCAGCCAAAGGTGTTTATGTTAGCGGGCAGGGGCCTGCAGTGGTGTTATTGCATAGCTCGTTAAGCAGCGCCCGCCAGTGGCAGCATCTGGTCAACTTACTGAAATCTGATTTTACCGTGATTAATTTTGACATTTTAGGTTATGGCCAGGCCGAAAAAGTCCATGACGGCGATAACTACGATTTTAATGTCGAAACCGGCCGTATCAACCGGGTATTGCAAGAAACGGTAGGGGATGCGCCTTATCATTTGGTGGGGCACTCCTGTGGCGGCGCCATTGCCCTGAAACTGGCGGTGGAAGCGCCAAATAAATTATTGTCCCTGTCCCTTTTTGAACCTGTCGCCTTTCACCTTTTACCCGAAGGCAGTAGGCATCGTCGGCAGGCGGATGATTTTAAAACTCAGGTGTTTATTGAAGATACTTACCTGGCGGCGGAAATTTTTACCAATTTCTGGAATAAACCCGGCTTTTTTAAGTCTTTGCCGAAAAAAATGCAGGACCTGATGGCGGCAGATATTGCTAAGGTGAACCTGGATTTTCAGGGGTTGATCGCCGAGTCATATAACCTGGCGGATTTGTCCGCCATTACTTGCCGCTCGCTGTTGATGCACGGCAGTGAAAGTCCTCAGCTGAGCCGGCACCTGAGCCAAATTATTACCGGGGCCCTGGCACAGGTAAGCGAGCGGGCATTTATGGCCGGGCATATGGCGCCGGTGAGCCACAGTGAGCAGATACACCCTGTGATTGCCGACTTTATCAGGGGCGGTTAA
- a CDS encoding SDR family oxidoreductase, protein MDINLTGKRALVCGSSQGIGKACAIELANLGASITLFSRDQQALETVAASLNREQGQEHHVLVADFSKPEQVSQAIRGHIEYTGGFEILINNTGGPAPGPASNADGEAFLAAFNLHLISNHQLVQALMPAMKEKGYGRIINVISTSVKQPIPGLGVSNTIRGAVASWSKTLANELGPFGITVNNVLPGATATARLDAIIAGKAKKQDISLEQATENEKSQIPLRRFARPEEFAAAAAFLASPAAAYITGINLPVDGGRTACL, encoded by the coding sequence ATGGACATTAATTTAACCGGCAAACGCGCCCTGGTATGCGGCAGCAGTCAGGGCATAGGCAAAGCCTGTGCAATTGAATTAGCCAATTTAGGGGCAAGCATTACCTTGTTTTCCCGGGATCAACAGGCCCTGGAAACAGTAGCGGCATCGCTTAACCGCGAGCAAGGGCAAGAACATCACGTGCTGGTGGCCGACTTTTCCAAACCTGAGCAGGTTTCCCAGGCGATCCGGGGACATATTGAGTACACCGGCGGTTTTGAGATCTTAATCAACAATACCGGCGGACCGGCACCCGGGCCTGCGTCAAACGCAGACGGCGAAGCCTTCCTGGCGGCCTTTAACCTGCACCTGATCAGCAACCACCAGCTGGTACAGGCATTAATGCCTGCCATGAAAGAAAAGGGTTACGGCCGCATCATCAATGTCATCTCCACCTCGGTTAAACAGCCGATACCGGGTCTTGGCGTATCAAACACCATACGGGGCGCAGTCGCCAGCTGGTCAAAAACCCTGGCCAATGAGCTTGGCCCTTTCGGCATTACCGTAAACAATGTTTTGCCGGGAGCCACGGCAACGGCGCGCCTTGACGCTATCATTGCAGGCAAAGCCAAAAAGCAGGATATTTCGCTGGAGCAGGCAACTGAAAACGAGAAAAGCCAAATTCCACTGCGCCGCTTTGCCCGCCCGGAAGAGTTTGCCGCCGCAGCAGCCTTTCTGGCCTCCCCTGCCGCCGCTTATATCACGGGCATTAACCTGCCGGTAGACGGTGGCCGTACTGCATGTTTATAA